TGGGAATTAAGACTGCTATAAACAACGTTTCTGGAAAATATGGGCTTTCATTGATGAGGAGTATGATGTCACAGTGTTAATGGACACTGATCAGCAACTTACTTTAAAATTATTCAATTGCAGTACTGATCTTGATATGATAGTCACTTTAGTTTATGCTAAGTGTGATAGAATGGAGAGAATTGAACTGTGGGATTCCATGTATAATCTTGCATCAGACATGACTCTCTCTTGGATTGTTGgtggagatttcaatgtcattGTAGAGGAGGAGGAGAAATATGGTGGCTTACCTGTAACTTTGAATGAAGTAGAGGACTTCAGACACTGTATTCAGACCTGTAATCTTAGTGACTTGGGTTATAGAGGAAGCAttttcacttggtggaatggaaggGCTGCAGATGAATGTGTGTTCAAGAGGCTAGATAGATGCCTTGGAAATTTTGAACTTCAACAGTAATTTCCAGGCCTGGAAGTTAGTCACTTAATCAAGTTGGGGTCTGATCACTCTCCACTTCTAGTAGAATGTAAACAGGAGATGCAACAATTTAAGAAATCCTTTAAATTCTTAAATTTTTGGACAAGGCATGCAGATTTTCTACAGGTTGTGAAGGATAATTGGCAGACAGATGTGGTGGCCAATTCTTTCATGACCTTTAATGTCAAACTTAAGAAGCTGAAGAAGGTGTTGTCTCAATGGAGTAAATTAACATATGGTGATTTCTTCCAGAATATCACTAATCTTGAAGAGGTCATTAAAGCTCATGAGGCCTTGTTTGAGGCAGATCCTTCAAATGCCAATAGGGAGGAACTTCAATAAGTGCAAGCCGAGATGACAAAAGCATTGCATATAGAGGAGGAATATTGGAAACAGAAATCTAGCATGACATGGTTCCAAGAAAGAGATAAAAATTCTAAATTCTTTCATTCAAATGTTAAAAGAAGGAGTAAAAGGCTGCAGTTGAAAAGAATACATGATTCTCAGGGTCAATAGCTTGAAAATGAACATCAAATTACTGAGGAGGCTGCCAGGTTCTATCAAGCTCAACTCCATGAAACAATAGTTCCTACTCAGTTTGATATTTTGAAGCATGTTCCTTGCATGGTCATAGATGAGCAGAATGAAGAATTGACTGCTGATCCTACTATGGAAGAAGTCAAACATGCAGTGTTTGGCTTGAATAATGTAAGTGCTGGAGGGCCTGATGGTTTTACAGGCAATGTTCTTTCAAGCATGTTGGGAAATTGTTGGAGGGGATATATTCAGCATGGTGTGGGATTTTTTCAGAGGACATGAACTTCCAAGGTACATAACTCACACAAATTTGGTGCTATTGCCTAAGAAGCAGGATGTGCAGACCTTTGGTGACATGAGACCAATAAGTTTGAGCAACTTTGTTAATAAGATTTTCTCTAGAGTTATACATGAAAGGATGGTTCACCTACTGCCTGATTTAATATCTCAGAATCAAGCAGGTTTTGTGAGGGGAAGGAGTATAGTAGAGAATATCTTGTTGACACAGGAGATTATTACTGATATTAGACTCAGAACCAAGAAAAGGAATCAGGTTGTGCCTAATGTAGTGATGAAACTTGACATGACAAAAGCCTATGATAGGCTGTCATGGATATTTCTCACAAAAGTGATGAGGAAAATGGGATTTTGTGAGACGTTCATAAGTTTCATATATGAACTAGTTGGGAATAACTGGTATTCTGTGTTTATCAATGGCCAACCAGatggtttctttcattcaacTAGGGGTGTTAAGCAGGGTGACCCTTTGTCTCCTACACTATTCATCATTGCAGCTGAAGTTTTGTCAAGGGCCTTAAATTCATTGCATAATAACTTGTGGTTTATTGGTTTTGGCTTACCTAAGTGGAGTCCAAAAATCAATCATCTTGcctatgcagatgataccatcatTTTCACATCATCATGTGAGATTTCATTAGGCTTGATTATGAGGGTATTGGCTGAGTATGAAGCAGCCTCAGGAGAGTTGATCAACAAAGCAAAGAGTTCTGTGTACTTACATGATAGGGTAGAAGAGGAGATATTTCAAAAGGTGGAAAGGCTAATTGGTATTTCTAGGAAGGAGTTTCCTCTGATTTACCTTGGCTGCCCTATATATTACATCAGGAGTAAGATGGCATTCTACTCAGAAATGCTTGCAAAGGTAAGAAACAGGCTGCAGAGTTGGAAAGGAAAACTTTTGTCCCTTGGAGGAAGGGCAGTACTCCTACAACATGTGCTGCAGGCAATGCCTATACACCTATTGGCAGCTGTGGATCCTCCATCTTTTGTAATAGACAAGTTACACAAGATCTTTGCTCAGTTCTACTAGAGTAATAATATAGGAGAGAGTGACGGGCATTGGGCAAAATGGAAAAAGGTTTGTTTCCCTGTGCAGGAGGGAGGTTTGGGATTTAGATCACTTGCAGACATATCAATAGCCTTGTTTGCTAAGTTATGGTGGAACTTCAGGACTAAACCATCCTTATGGAGTGCTTTCATGAGCAACAAATATTTAAAGAAGAATAATTCAATTCTTGTCCCTTGGAAACAAGGGTCTGatgtatggaggaaaatgttgcaGGCTAGGGACCTGATGGATCATCAAATTTGGTGGCAGCTGAGAATGGGCTCTTCATTATTCTGGTTTGATAACTGGTCTGGTATAGGCCCATTATATTTCATTGTCCCTCCTGAATTTCAATGTAATGAAGCCATAGAGAATGTGTCTGATGTAGTTACTGATGGTAGGTGGCATGTACCTGCCATCAGAAATAATTTGCCTGAGGATTTGGCTGAATACATCTTGCATGAAGTAAAACCACCTGCTAAACCTGGAGAGATTGATAAGCCTTGGTGGATGTTGGAGAAAAATAGAGAATTTAGTGTTAAATATGTATGGGAATATTTAAAGAGTAAAGGTGAAAAGAAGGAGGTGTACAAGAAAATTTGGGTCAAGGGACTGCCATTCAAAATAGCTTTTTTGATGTGGAGAGTATGGCATTTCAAAATTCCTCTTGATGAGGTAGTAAAGAGTTGGGGATATCATATGCCTTCCAGGTGCTTTTGTTGTGTAGAACTAAACGAAGAGACTGTTCCCCATATATTCTTGAGAAGTACCACTGCACAAGCAACATGGAAATATTTTTGTGCAGCAGCTGGAATAAATGTTGATGGTATACACTTGCATCAGGTGATTATGCAATAGTGGACAGCTGGTGTTCCTTCCAGACTTCAGAATATTTTTTATACTATCCCATCTATCATAGTTTGGcagctttggaagaaaagaaatggagATAAGCATAGGGACAAGGTGTCAACTAGCAGAGTTATTTATCAGGCTTCTactgatattcagcagttggtgAGAAGTAGGAAGCCTGGAATCAAAAACATTCCACATAGGTGGCATGACATTCTGAAGATGTTGGAACAGTTTGTGCCAAAATTACAAGTCACCAAGGTCATGTGGAAATTTCCACCTGGGGGTGTTTAGAAGTGTAACACAGATGGGGCCAGAAGAGGTAATCCAGGCAGAAGTTCCTTTGCCTTTTGTGTGAGAAATTCATCAGGGGATCTAATATATGCAGAGGCTAGGAGAATGGGAGAGTGTACAAATACTGAATCAGAGGCTAAAGCACTTCTGCAGGCTGCAAGATATTGCTTATCCAAACATGTCTATTCCTTCTATATGGAAACTGATTCTTTACTATTAAAGAATATTTTGGATAGAGAGTGGAAGCCTCCATGGAACATTACATTTGAGGTTGAGGAGCTACTAGATATCATGAACCATGCAGAGGTACAGGTTTTGCATATTATGAGAGAGGGTAACCAGTTGGCTGATCATCTTGCCAACTATGCCCTTGATCATGGAGAGGTAGAGGTCAACTCATTTGCAGAACTGGAATCAAAGGGAAGAAAAATTCTTAATAGTGACAAGCTTCAGTGTCCCTATTTAAGAATCAGAACAAAAAGGAAATATTGCGGATGGAGTCAGATTTGGAGTCCATCAGGTCTCATATTACTCAAGTCCATTTCGAGGAGAGTAAGATGAGAAGTTTTATTTCTAACCAGGTCTTCTTTTTTGCAGGTTACAAACTTTGCGGTGGGAACAAGGTACAACACATCAGGAAGATTCATACTTTGAATCATATCTGTCATGATATTGAACAGAAATGGTTCAATGGAGAGGAGATCAATGCTACTTTGATTCTTACACAGAACATGATAAGTATGCATTTTTTATCAGTGTACCAAGGGCCAAGATGGCAGGTTTTTCATGGATTCACATGTGGAAATCCTAGAGAACCTGATACATTTGATAATTGCAGGATGGAAATTGCAGAAGCATTGCACACACATGAACTCTTTGGTATCAAGGCTGCAGTGTGTGGTATCAGCACTTGGTGCTCATTCCACTTCAAATTTGGTATCAAGGAAGGAGTGTGGTGAGATTCATGAAGGTTTTGAAGGCAGGAGGATAGATATTGATAATTCAAGTACAGACAACTGGCTTGAATATGAATTTGAGGGTCCTGTGCAATAGTGTCAAAGAGGGGAGTTTCACAGAAGTTACATAAGGATGGCATGTGTACATGATTCAGATCTGGTGTCATAGGATTTAAGGCAATTTTCTACAAGGCCAATCAGTCTTTATATGCAGGCAAACCTTCATGCAGTGGTATCAGCACTTTGTGCTCAATCTGCAGAAGAACTGTCATCTAATGGAGACAACCTTGGCTGCATCAAAGGGATTTATACATTAAGAATTCACCTATACTGCTGCATACATAATTGCAAGAAGGTAACAGGAAACAGCAGAGGAACAACAAGCAAGGGACAAACTTGGGACACAACTACATCAGTAGCAGCTGTATGGCCATGCAGAATTGGTTTTTCTGCATTTCCAGGTCACATGTTGTGCGTACATATCTTACAAGGTGTAAATTCATACAAGGAACCTTGGAGGTTGTTCATCAACAATCAGATCAATAGGACCACTCTAGTATTCTgcagtatatcatgtgtatattgCGGTATAGCAGCTGGTTTTTTGAGTGTCAAACAGGAGTTATTGTTAGTTAAAGGTTACATAATTGCAGACATGAGGTTGGACAAGATTGTAGGGGCTGTTATACACGTGTATCATGCtggtatacacaaatatactgCTGATATACGTGGACTGATGACCAAGTTGTGCATCAAGGTTTCAAACTTGGGACACAAATTGATTAACATGCAGGAGAAAATCATTCACATTGGTTTACAGGATGGGATTAgcagatttcttcttcaagtgtTAGTTTTTTACTACTTTGTTATGTTAGTCATTTGTAGTACCAACTTAAGCCATCATATAAGACTTAAGTTGGTCATTAGATTAATCATGATTTCTATTGGTCTATATGACCCCCTTTGTAAAGACATTACCTTGCTTTGTTTTtgagaaaatatataaaatcagccctaggccacaagcctagtggaatttattaaaaaaaaactttcaacCCAACCCTCCCATTTCTCTCTCTCCCCCCCTTTCCctcccgccccccccccccccccccctgcccgctccggcgaggagcttccagctccggtgaaccggaccATCCGTCTTCTCCGGCGAACTGTACAACTCCACACCACCGCCAAATCACACGACCGCCACTGCCCAGCAATCTTCTTCGGCGTCTTCTCCAAGTATTTGTCGTCTTCTTCGTCTAGATCTGACCGCCGTCAGTTGTCTTCCCCGTTTTGCTACAGATCTAACCGAAAAAAAAGCAAGTTTTGAAGAAATTGGACGGTTTGCCCTCCAAATGATTTTTTGATCTTTAATATTTTCCGTTCAAATAGGCTGGTCTTTAACTTTAGGCCTTCAGAGCACGGCTTTTTAAAGTGCAAAACACAGCTTTTTAAAGGACAAAGGCGAAATCATTGCAAATCAAAAGAGAAAAGGACAACCAAATGGCGGAAAGTGTCTTCATTCCTTTCGTCAcgttttatttttctatttatttaaCTATCCGTCTTTTGGATAGTCGGATCTGGAAACATTTTCTGGTGCCGGATCTGAAAAATAGTGTTTCTTTATTAGTGTATTCAAtaattttttagcatacaatCCAGTGTATTCAGtaattttttagcatacaatccagtgtttggggtgtattttatttgttgtatttagtatttgAGTGTATCCGCTAAATTTTAGTGCAAAATTGTGTTTggggtgtattttatttcttgtattttgaAGGACATTTTTTTGTATACAAccgattttaaatataataaagtgaacACAGTATAAAAAGTAGTTACAAATTAATAtagttgagttgaatacatttgacttgaatacaacttagTTAATACATCTGACTTGAATACAGCGAAATCTGACTCAACCAAATTTTGAATACAATCCGATTTTTAaatacaatctactgtagcgCGCGACTGTAGCTACAAAATGTAATTAGCTAAAATGTAGCTATGCCCAATTTAAAACCCCTAAAtattagtcatttatgtaaaatttcCAATTATTTTCCCTTCGATTTAAAAGAGTTTAAtgtgggcttaaggcccaaaataATCTTAATCCGTCCATTCTGTTTCCAGATTTTTGCAAAGGGCATAAGGCCCAAAATATGAGGTTGGTTTTATTCTCAAAATCCACTCAAGTCATAAGTTTCCAGATTCCTACTTTGAAAGAACTTTAAGGCCTAAAACTACCAATTTCATTCTTATAGTATGAATGTCCaaattttgaaaatcatttgaggAATTGTTTAACGACTACATGCGTTTTCTAAGTTCTAATCACATTTGGGTTTCAATATTTTACAAGTGTTGTTTACATATACAACATTTTTATACAAACTAAgtatacatgaatatatataaaaataaagagAATGGTTAGGCTGGTGGgcgggcctacctaagcccaccagctgaccattttcacccatggttgggccttcaatcaTCCTTTCAGTTTCGCactcaataaaaaaaaagatgggcCTCAGGTCCAACAGGTTTTGAATGAAGGAATCAGCCCAAGTGGGCACGACATTTATCCATGCAGACAAAAAGAGGGAAAAGGAGGGAGGCGGTTAGAAGGTATCTACACTTAGCCACTCATATAATAAGAAATTTAAAATGCACAACCATATGCTATACATACACTCATTATATATAGTTCAAAGTTTATACAAAACTAGTGAAGACAAAGATAAACCCATACTAAGGTAAAGTTCGGACAAAATGCAGGCTTAAATCAGAAAAGAAATAGTGCATAAAGAAAAGCCCAAATACGCACAAATAACAATGATCGCACAAAGAAATCCCAATAGGGAGAACGAATAAAAACCAGGCCCAAACAACTATCACATAATACACAAGAAGGAACATCGAAGCTCAGATAAATGGATACCCATAGTATACCTGATATACAAGCCCATATATACCAAGAGTATAtaaagactatatatatatatatagtatatccAAATATACATCTTATGTATAACAGCCTAATCAGGACAGAAATCAAAGTTCAGTTTTAGAGGATGTTGCACATGGTTCTATCCAGATTCTaatacacatatttttgtattgagACACTTAACATACTAAGCCATCATTAAGAAAACACAGAACTGGTTTTATTTAGAAAATAAAATATGTTATGTCATTATACTCCTAGACATCAAGCATTCGAAAGAATAACACAACAGGGCAGGCAAGGCAACCTTGACACTCGCATATTCAGAGGTGATCAAATATTCAACAAAGCATCCTCATTGAAGCCAATCCAAGTACTATCAGAATTTTACCATGGATAAGACATGCTTCCATTTTTTAGACAGTATGTAAATTCTAAGGCaagatttcatttttttaaaatgcaCAACATGAACAGAAATGCCTATCAGATATGTGTAGGAACTTCAGGGTACTCCAGCATGCATTTTCCATATGATCTTTCCTATTTCAGTTCTTAAGAAGTTTAGAGGATTCAAGGATCCCATAATGTTGTGCAGGCATAAGGAAGAACCCCAGCAGCCTATGATTGGTTGTCCTTGGCTGAGTGGATGCATTCAAAGACTTTCTAACCCTTCTCTGGCCCTAGGTAAGTCACTTCTTTGGCCTTCACTCACACTAAGTGACAACCACCTGTCCTCCTTATTTTAAGAAACATACATGTTCACATAGTGTCTCACACTTAGTAAAGtttaatataatcatggttaaaaGGTCAGACAGACAAGGGATAAGCTTTTCAAATCTTTTTTCAACAAGTGGACACTTAAACTAAATAGTTTAACCTTAGACATAGAATACTTACAATGAACTAACCAGATAAGTTGAATGTCATGTTTACTAAATTTAGACTAAACTTTCAAAGAAAGTAGTACATTACAAGTTCATACGAGGTATCTGGAGCAATATACAAGTGAATAAGAGAAAGGGACATGAGCAAAGGCAGGGGAAAGAGGAGTTTTAGCATACAAATGAATATTTGATCCCATGTAACCAACATAAAATCTCAGAACAGGTATACATGCTTATCCAAATACACATAAGACCATAATCAATCTCATATATTCAAACATAACAAAGGATGCTAGAAAGACTACTTAACCAATTGTATGAGTATAGACTTTAAGGAAGCATCAAAGGTTGTACTGAAATCATATTTTAGCAGAACTTAGTTAGAGTAGGCATTTTAATGAACATAAGCAGGCTAGGTAGACTCAGAGTGCATAGAGATAAAACACATAGTCAAGACAAACATTTCGATTCATCAAACTTGTGCTGATCTTTCATTTGATGATCACATTTTATTTATGGGAGATCAACTTATCAAGGCATGTATAACTCAATTTAGTGTTTTACCAAGCCCAAACTTCCTACAGACTATTACAGGATTAGAATAGCTCAACCATTTAAACAGATCAGAGATAAAAGACACTTAAATTTGCTAATGATAAAATTAGATAAACAAAGGTACATGACACATTTATAACTGTAACATAGATGTTTTTAGGAATCAAACAAGAACCTTTAAGAATAATATCTCTATATGCAGCATCTAAACCCCAATTGAATTTTGTATACTTTAAATAACCAAACAATATACTAGCCAACCAAAGCTTACACAAAAATGGCAAGTCAAGGTTAGATTAAACCAAAGTGATCATACTAAATACAGATATATCTCAATAGTAAAAAGACTACTCATGTTTACATAGGGGATTACAACATAATTTAGGCATAAAGGACCAATCCAGAGTAACATATCTAAACACTGATTAAGTAAAACATGATACGACACATTGTCTGTGTTCAACTAACATATCTATTCAGATTAATATGCCAATATGAAACTTAATTTAACTAACATGATTAACACATAAGCATTCAAACACCATTTTGAATGAGCAGAAACTATGGATTTAAACTTAACAACAGGCTTAATATGCTAATAATCAGACTGATCCTTGCAGCAAGTAGatcataaataattaaaaagaTTCTAAACTGAGCTAAACAAGTATACTAGCCTAGCAACGAACTAACATGCCAAATTGAAATTAAATACACTAACATATAAGGCTAATAGAAATTAAATGCAAAGAAATAAATGAGGAAAGgggtaacgacccgcttggtcgttatgcgTAACTTTACCACTTTATCCTTGCTAGTACTTTCCCGCAGCTAGGAATGAGCGGACCTAAATAACTTGGGGTGTGATTTATGTTGTGTTTTGCGACTTGTAATTGCCTCtgtgatgtgtttttaacttggttGCTTGTTGGCTTGTGTTCATAAGGTCTTAGAATTATTTttagagactaagtataaaaagtgAAAAATTTGCCATCTCACTGCCTAAATTGCACCATTGCAGCGGAAGAATTCCTACTGCCACGCTGCAGCGAGGAGGTGTTCCGCTGCAGCGAAGGTTCAGTTTTTCAAATGGCCGCTACAGTGAGGGTAGTTCTTGCCGTAGCGAGGCCACTGCAGtgtagcgggaccgctgcagcggaccTCAGTAAGTCAGAAACTCGATTTAAATACCTTATTTTGATCCCACTCCTCACATAATCCCAAAAATAGTTCCCAAAAGCATAGAGGCaactttctaaggctagggcactaTTCTCCATCAAAGATAAGCCTTAATGACTAACCTTCTACGGGCAATTTCTTAGTTGATTCTTGTTTCAATCAAAGGACCTTTAATGGGAATTGAAGGGTAGAGCACAACTATtaaagaaaccctagaatattaatgggtattgtttattgttgtttactgattgtttaatcatctaagagtagagattatcacttcatagcatgagaacctgatattcaatgatggaaattgattgttgagacctagggttccaataaaaatgggAACTCTGGCTAAAATCATATTGGTAGGGTTAAAATGATTAGAGAACCCATGAGTTGAGTTCATACTCCATTACTTACTtaagcattatgatttctagactttgaacgttacGAAACTTTGAGGAAATGAAAAGCTATTGCGAAGTGATTGCGTTGTTCTagttcggcttcgaggtaggttatggtttaatTGAGtaagactttgattagttgactATATAGCATGTCGAGGACTTCGGATATGGATTTTGGGTGATTGTTGTTAGTTGTATGATTTAATTGTATGAAGTGATTCTCCATTGTTGAGGCTGATaaacttgaattgtattcttgagattgttgaaaggaaggtgttcatatatacccttcagagATGAGTTGCTGTCAGTGACATATTCTATTACGTTGAGCAGATTATTTGTGAGTCTTATTGTCACGTGTGTTATTTGACTATACTTCATTGATGTTGACTTGATACGTGTTCTTGAGTCTTTCCTTGTGATTTGATTATGAAACGTTGATGATGATTGAGAtggaacatatatatattttaaggccatttgatagggggtgacgatgtagactagtgtgagctcgtggtccgagatTCTTTCCGGaacgagtagtacatggacaccatgggtcccctgcaggtcatggctatttggggaaaaacattaccatttaacatgtgtgtacaaatatgtgacagagttggaacttcattgtttattttactttctttgggTTGAGCACTGGTATTTCATTGTTGATTATTGGTGACTTATTCTGAAAGTGGATTATTTGAGTATATTATTTGAGATACATGTTTGTTGTGCCTACCTgcctatttcatttattttatgtatgtatactaatcttagtcggcctatgatacctaccaatacgtgttgtttgtactgacctacacttgctgcattttttctgtgagtgcagattttgagccaGAGACGTCTTCCAGACCCCGCATCTAGTTGAGGTTGTTCGTATCAATatccgagggtgagctcctatccgtgccatgcatcctgaagatctttcttaatTTAGATATCTATTTCATCCCAGACGTTATGTTTATTTTTAGACAGTACTTCTTCTTTAGACattattggttagagtccttgtatagtgactttcagatttttgggatgtaatagctagacttccgcacttactatttagtttattttattgTCAGACATTTTATGCTATTATTCGTGAGCAACGTTTATTAATTGGTTTAAGTAATTGAAATTGGCTTGATAATAGGTTAAGGGACTAGTTCGCCCACTATAGaactagtgtgggtgccactgACGTTTGTTTGAGACGTGACAAAATGAGAATTATTTACCTTTGTCGAGTGCAGCCTTTTATCGAGATTGGAATTGAAGCTTTTGCTCCTCAATGCCCCAACTTAGCCAACAccacaaagaaaaaagaaaaaaaaaattagactatAAACTCAAAAAAATCAAGATTTAGCTAAAGTGTCCAATTCAAGTCGGTCACTTTGTTTAAACCCTAGTTTGAATTTATTATTTTTAAGTGTGAATATATGATATTCGATGATGACAAAGTGTGAattgggggttctttatatagaaacCTAAAATCCCCAAACCCTAACCCAACTCGATATGGGACTTTTACAAAGTTCTGAGAATAAGCCTTTGTTTCAACAATCAAAGGTCACAATTCAAGACTAAAAATGCATAAAGGGTCAGATTTGACCTCAAACTTGGTAGATCCATGCGGTTCTTCGCGAACCAATGAGAATCGAAGCTTTTGGGTCTCAATGAGACAAAATCCATTAAGCATTTGCAGAAGAGaagaaaaacaaagagagagaaagaaggtTAATACCGTGTTTGGGGTCGTTCAACGACGGTGTGTGGACAGAGGGTAAGAGCAATTAATGCTCTTACCAGAAATATATAAGCACAGACTGAGATAAAAGCGCGTTACCTGACAACTTGCCGTTTCCGGCAACATAGTGACCAGGAGAGAAGGTTTCTCTCTCTGGCGGCCCTAAGGTTTAAAGGAAACCTTTGTGCCTTTGTTGAAATGGCTGAAAGGAAGCGTTTGACTTATATATTTTTGACATACGGGCCGGGTCTGATCTTTGGTGGACTAGGCTCGGCCAACTGAGAAGGATGTAGAGGGGAAGCCCAAATCatatttatgtatacatgaaata
The nucleotide sequence above comes from Lycium barbarum isolate Lr01 chromosome 3, ASM1917538v2, whole genome shotgun sequence. Encoded proteins:
- the LOC132631070 gene encoding uncharacterized protein LOC132631070; the encoded protein is MDTDQQLTLKLFNCSTDLDMIVTLVYAKCDRMERIELWDSMYNLASDMTLSWIVGGDFNVIVEEEEKYGGLPVTLNEVEDFRHCIQTCNLSDLGYRGSIFTWWNGRAADECVFKRLDRCLGNFELQQHADFLQVVKDNWQTDVVANSFMTFNVKLKKLKKVLSQWSKLTYGDFFQNITNLEEVIKAHEALFEADPSNANREELQ
- the LOC132631071 gene encoding uncharacterized protein LOC132631071, whose product is MTKALHIEEEYWKQKSSMTWFQERDKNSKFFHSNVKRRSKRLQLKRIHDSQDEQNEELTADPTMEEVKHAVFGLNNVSAGGPDGFTGNVLSSIGHELPRYITHTNLVLLPKKQDVQTFGDMRPISLSNFVNKIFSRVIHERMVHLLPDLISQNQAGFVRGRSIVENILLTQEIITDIRLRTKKRNQVVPNVVMKLDMTKAYDRLSWIFLTKVMRKMGFCETFISFIYELVGNNWYSVFINGQPDGFFHSTRGVKQGDPLSPTLFIIAAEVLSRALNSLHNNLWFIGFGLPKWSPKINHLAYADDTIIFTSSCEISLGLIMRVLAEYEAASGELINKAKSSVYLHDRVEEEIFQKVERLIGISRKEFPLIYLGCPIYYIRSKMAFYSEMLAKVRNRLQSWKGKLLSLGGRAVLLQHVLQAMPIHLLAAVDPPSFEGGLGFRSLADISIALFAKLWWNFRTKPSLWSAFMSNKYLKKNNSILVPWKQGSDVWRKMLQARDLMDHQIWWQLRMGSSLFWFDNWSGIGPLYFIVPPEFQCNEAIENVSDVVTDGRWHVPAIRNNLPEDLAEYILHEVKPPAKPGEIDKPWWMLEKNREFSVKYVWEYLKSKGEKKEVYKKIWVKGLPFKIAFLMWRVWHFKIPLDEVVKSWGYHMPSRCFCCVELNEETVPHIFLRSTTAQATWKYFCAAAGINVDGIHLHQLWKKRNGDKHRDKVSTSRVIYQASTDIQQLVRSRKPGIKNIPHRWHDILKMLEQFVPKLQVTKVMWKFPPGGDLIYAEARRMGECTNTESEAKALLQAARYCLSKHVYSFYMETDSLLLKNILDREWKPPWNITFEVEELLDIMNHAEVQVLHIMREGNQLADHLANYALDHGEVEVNSFAELESKGRKILNSDKLQCPYLRIRTKRKYCGWSQIWSPSGYKLCGGNKVQHIRKIHTLNHICHDIEQKWFNGEEINATLILTQNMIRWKLQKHCTHMNSLVSRLQCVVSALGAHSTSNLVSRKECGEIHEGFEGRRIDIDNSSTDNWLEYEFEGPVQ